From the genome of Ziziphus jujuba cultivar Dongzao chromosome 6, ASM3175591v1, one region includes:
- the LOC107429972 gene encoding probable disease resistance protein At4g27220 isoform X1, protein MQVLSIIGGKLTDYAIEPVVRQVGYVINFKSNVENLETQLEHLPDAKTRVEHSVEEALRKGHRIEADVEKWKKSVDEIIKEADEFKDENKLKKKCLFGFCPSSISSRYRQSRKATKIAQKVVEIRKRGEFLNGVSYTTSPKDIWTTDRYQVFESRNSFLNKIMEELRDPDIYVIGIYGMPGVGKSTLVKEVANQAVKNLSLDVVIVEVKQNADEKVIQKEIAAKFGPELDENMSVATRARLLSDQIKKKNKVLVILDDVCEMLNLEKLGLPFGICKILLTSRIRDVLISPETSMQKDFRLKVLDEQETWSWFNSIVGDALKNVDIREVAIEIAKRCGGLPILVVTLATALKSKSLRSWKEALRLQKNFEGKGLQDKAYSGIEWCYTKLDGEDVKSLFLICGMLGRRHYLLDDLFKYTKGLGLSLFKGIKTMEEARCRFHSLVEKLHDSCLLMLDTNEEQFTMHDLTHDVARDITSRNQHFLSLVDGDDLKEWPKKDILEQYSLISFNQINIPRLPEQLDCPKLQLFSLYATEKSLTIPINFFKEMKELKVLDLTNICIPSLPPSLHFLTSLQTLCLCQCRLSNISMVGELRSLEILSFQNSKFKLLPKEIGKLTRLLVLDLSNCSELEVIHPDVISSLTRLEELNMNCNFNQWEKEGININERSNARVSELNHLPNLTTLDINIKDASQFPSLSEKLVNFKISIGDVWNRSAKYTTSRTLKLKLSPTNKLDQCLKTLMKKSEDLYLDILEGFEDIVDQLDMDSFPRLKYLHVQNNPVNCWSSLRIEFPNLEALFLCNLINLESLCSGQLPLESYKHLTTIEVEKCPKLKNLFSFSTVFSHFSQLQEIKVVDCDNMKEIVVEEKYENLEDHVNDRIEFCQLQTLTLQSLPELTCFASNNEIDSSMGLFNYKVVFPKLEMLKLLSIPLSKFWDGQLLARSSWVENLTSLIVDGCDGLPFLFSSSMAINFVQLKKLRIRRCQNMVDIISTEAYNGIEEKMDNMFPKLEYLELYTLGNLETFCSSTTYLKFSCLNFLYIKECTKLGSVIVDRNIRDAALHYLFDAKVGFPCLKKLVIKGLHKLMTIWHTHLDPNSFSKLTEIWVEDCPSLIHILGPAILQRLDSTVDLLNVWKCDSLQVVFNVKEASDTLLAPHHLEKFNFCLCEVDIRNCRSLKNVFPASLVRNRNLGKLQKLWIFDCEMLEQIVGEEVGVEEVMATFVFPSTKEVFLFNLPQLSSFYPGRHTSKWPSLIELEVTGCYKLEVLAAESSCFQQQHDTYKQVFFLYEKDSFSNLKNLTLSITETLCGSLPVDFFKIKNILVYCEHITSVVPLSVFFKKCHNLETLRMFNNGDIEEIFICEGSLDGEQHLVGTLSQLKNLKIVGMPNLMHVWKDSSHLAGPLFQNLETLRLHHCLRLENIVSSAISYRNIVELEVFDCNGLKHLVTYSVAKSFNNLERMIVKNCERMIEIVESDKDRDIDVENEITFSRLQYMELSDLPNLKGFCCRDYNVRFPVLETLLVSSCLEMKISSDGVLLDDSKRERIPIVEENYNDNSHITKERGLCRFEVRFIVRSHTLKDAGDFA, encoded by the exons ATGCAAGTTTTGTCTATAATTGGTGGAAAACTTACGGACTACGCCATTGAACCGGTTGTACGGCAAGTGGGTTATGTAATTAACTTCAAGAGCAATGTTGAAAATCTAGAGACTCAACTTGAGCACTTACCCGATGCTAAAACAAGGGTCGAACACTCTGTTGAGGAAGCATTAAGAAAAGGCCACAGAATCGAAGCTGATGTGGAGAAGTGGAAGAAAAGCGTGGATGAGATCATTAAAGAGGCAGATGAATTTAAAGATGAAAACAAACTGAAGAAGAAGTGTCTTTTCGGATTCTGTCCTAGTTCGATTTCGTCGCGTTATCGTCAAAGCAGGAAAGCAACAAAAATTGCACAAAAGGTTGTTGAAATCCGGAAGAGAGGAGAGTTTCTCAATGGTGTTTCATATACCACTTCACCAAAGGATATATGGACAACTGATAGGTACCAGGTATTTGAGTCAAGAAattcttttttgaataaaattatggAGGAACTCAGAGATCCTGATATCTATGTGATTGGAATATATGGGATGCCTGGTGTGGGGAAAAGCACACTCGTCAAAGAAGTTGCTAATCAAGCAGTGAAGAACTTATCCCTTGATGTGGTGATAGTAGAAGTCAAACAGAATGCAGACGAAAAAgtaattcaaaaagaaattgcCGCAAAGTTTGGTCCGGAGCTAGATGAAAATATGAGTGTTGCAACAAGAGCACGCCTTCTAAGTGACCAgattaaaaagaagaataaagttCTCGTAATTTTGGATGACGTTTGCGAAATGCTTAACTTGGAAAAGTTGGGACTTCCATTTGGGATCTGTAAAATTCTGTTGACTTCAAGAATCCGAGATGTATTAATATCCCCTGAGACTAGCATGCAGAAAGATTTTCGGCTGAAAGTTTTAGACGAACAAGAAACTTGGAGTTGGTTTAATAGTATAGTAGGTGATGCTCTTAAAAACGTTGACATTCGAGAAGTAGCAATTGAAATAGCCAAAAGATGTGGTGGTTTGCCAATTTTAGTTGTGACACTCGCAACAGCATTAAAAAGTAAAAGCTTACGCTCATGGAAAGAGGCTTTGagacttcaaaaaaattttgagggaAAAGGATTGCAAGACAAAGCGTACTCGGGCATAGAGTGGTGTTACACAAAGTTGGATGGTGAGGATGTGAAGTCTTTGTTTTTGATCTGTGGTATGCTTGGAAGAAGGCACTATTTACTTGACGACTTGTTCAAATATACAAAGGGTTTGGGTTTGAGTTTGTTCAAAGGCATAAAAACAATGGAAGAAGCACGTTGTAGATTCCATTCGTTGGTTGAGAAACTCCATGACTCTTGTTTGTTAATGCTAGATACTAATGAAGAACAGTTTACAATGCATGATCTTACACATGATGTTGCCAGAGACATTACATCCAGAAATCAGCATTTCTTATCATTAGTAGATGGAGATGATTTAAAGGAATGGCCAAAAAAAGATATTCTTGAGCAGTACTCATTAATATCTTTCAATCAGATTAATATCCCCAGACTTCCTGAACAGTTGGATTGCCCAAAGCTGCAGCTCTTCAGTTTGTATGCTACAGAAAAATCATTGACGATTccaatcaacttttttaaagaGATGAAAGAACTCAAAGTTTTAGATTTAACCAATATCTGTATTCCGTCACTGCCTCCATCTCTTCATTTTTTAACAAGTCTGCAAACATTATGTCTATGTCAGTGCAGATTGAGCAATATATCTATGGTTGGTGAGCTAAGAAGCTTGGAAATTCTTAGCTTTCAGAATTCCAAGTTTAAACTGTTACCCAAAGAAATAGGGAAATTGACTCGTCTACTGGTTTTGGATTTGAGTAATTGCTCTGAGCTTGAAGTGATTCATCCAGATGTCATATCAAGCTTGACAAGATTAGAAGAATTGAATATGAATTGCAACTTCAACCAGTGGGAAAAGGAAGGAATCAATATCAATGAAAGAAGTAATGCTAGGGTTTCAGAGCTAAACCACTTACCCAACTTGACCACGttagacataaatattaaagatgCTAGCCAGTTTCCAAGTTTGTCTGAGAAGTTGGTAAATTTCAAGATATCTATTGGTGACGTTTGGAATAGGTCTGCTAAATACACAACTTCAAGGACTCTGAAACTCAAGCTCTCTCCAACCAACAAATTGGACCAATGTCTTAAAACACTAATGAAAAAATCTGAAGATTTATACTTGGATATATTGGAAGGATTTGAAGATATTGTTGATCAACTAGATATGGATAGTTTTCCACGACTGAAGTATCTGCATGTCCAAAATAATCCAGTGAACTGCTGGAGTTCTTTGCGTATTGAATTCCCCAACTTAGAGGCATTATTTCTATGCAACCTTATTAATTTGGAAAGTCTTTGCTCTGGCCAACTGCCGCTTGAGTCTTATAAACACTTAACGACCATAGAAGTGGAGAAGTGTCCCAAATTGAAAaacctcttttctttttcaactgTATTCTCACACTTTTCGCAGCTTCAAGAAATAAAAGTGGTTGATTGCGATAACATGAAAGAGATTGTTgttgaagaaaaatatgaaaatttggaGGATCATGTAAATGATCGTATTGAATTTTGTCAATTACAAACTTTGACACTACAAAGTCTTCCAGAGCTTACTTGTTTCGCCTCAAATAATGAGATTGATAGTTCCATGGGACTTTTCAATTATAAG GTTGTGTTCCCCAAGTTGGAGATGTTGAAACTATTATCCATTCCTTTGAGTAAATTTTGGGATGGCCAGCTTTTAGCAAGATCATCTTGGGTTGAAAACTTAACAAGCTTGATCGTGGATGGTTGTGATGGTTTACCATTCTTGTTTTCGTCTTCCATGGCTATAAACTTTGTGCAACTCAAAAAGCTTCGGATACGCAGATGCCAAAATATGGTGGATATAATATCAACAGAAGCATATAATGGCATTGAAGAAAAGATGGATAACATGTTTCCTAAACTAGAATATCTGGAGCTATATACTCTTGGAAACTTGGAAACATTTTGCTCATCAACAACTTACCTCAAAttttcatgtttgaatttcttgtATATAAAGGAATGCACTAAGCTAGGTTCCGTCATCGTCGATCGAAATATTCGAGATGCTGCTCTGCACTATTTGTTTGATGCAAAG GTTGGTTTTCCTTGCTTGAAGAAATTGGTTATCAAAGGACTGCATAAGTTGATGACAATATGGCACACCCATCTTGATCCAAATTCATTTTCCAAACTCACTGAAATCTGGGTTGAGGATTGCCCAAGTTTAATACATATTCTTGGGCCCGCTATACTCCAAAGATTGGACAGTACTGTGGATCTTTTAAATGTATGGAAATGTGATTCATTGCAAGTGGTATTTAATGTTAAAGAAGCATCTGATACATTATTAGCACCTCATCATTTGGAAAAATTCAACTTTTGCCTTTGTGAAGTTGATATACGCAATTGTAGAAGTCTGAAAAATGTATTTCCAGCCTCTTTGGTAAGAAATAGAAATCTTGGGAAGCTACAGAAGTTGTGGATCTTTGATTGTGAGATGTTGGAGCAAATCGTTGGTGAAGAAGTAGGAGTAGAAGAAGTGATGGCTACCTTTGTGTTTCCAAGTACAAAGGAGGTATTCCTTTTCAATCTGCCGCAGCTCAGCAGTTTTTATCCGGGGAGGCATACTTCCAAGTGGCCGTCGCTCATTGAATTGGAGGTGACTGGATGTTACAAACTAGAGGTTCTGGCTGCAGAATCTTCATGTTTTCAGCAACAACATGATACTTACAAACAAGTATTCTTTTTATATGAAAAG GATTCATTCTCCAATTTGAAAAACTTGACTTTGAGCATAACGGAGACTTTGTGTGGTTCACTCCCTGtagatttctttaaaataaagaacatcCTGGTTTACTGCGAACACATTACATCAGTTGTTCCTTTATCTGTTTTCTTTAAGAAATGTCACAATCTCGAAACGCTTCGAATGTTTAATAATGGAGATATTGAAGAAATATTTATCTGTGAAGGATCTTTGGATGGGGAACAACATCTAGTTGGGACATTATCACAGTTAAAAAATCTCAAGATTGTTGGAATGCCGAATCTGATGCATGTATGGAAAGACAGCTCTCATCTTGCAGGACCTCTTTTCCAAAATTTGGAAACTCTACGATTGCATCACTGCCTAAGACTAGAGAATATAGTTTCATCCGCTATATCCTACCGTAATATAGTGGAATTGGAAGTATTCGACTGTAATGGACTGAAGCATTTAGTCACATACTCGGTCGCTAAAAGCTTCAACAATCTTGAAAGAATGATAGTCAAAAACTGTGAAAGAATGATAGAAATCGTTGAAAGTGATAAAGACAGGGATATTGAtgtagaaaatgaaattacttTCAGTCGGTTGCAATATATGGAGCTGTCTGACCTACCAAATCTGAAAGGCTTTTGCTGTCGGGATTACAATGTCAGATTCCCTGTCTTGGAAACTTTATTGGTGTCTAGTTGTCTAGAGATGAAGATTTCTTCTGATGGAGTGCTCCTAGATGATTCCAAACGCGAAAGAATACCAATAGtagaagaaaattataatgataattCTCATATAAcg aagGAAAGAGGGCTTTGTCGATTTGAAGTTCGATTTATTGTAAGAAGCCATACTTTAAAGGACGCTGGTGACTTCGCTTAA
- the LOC107429972 gene encoding probable disease resistance protein At4g27220 isoform X2: MQVLSIIGGKLTDYAIEPVVRQVGYVINFKSNVENLETQLEHLPDAKTRVEHSVEEALRKGHRIEADVEKWKKSVDEIIKEADEFKDENKLKKKCLFGFCPSSISSRYRQSRKATKIAQKVVEIRKRGEFLNGVSYTTSPKDIWTTDRYQVFESRNSFLNKIMEELRDPDIYVIGIYGMPGVGKSTLVKEVANQAVKNLSLDVVIVEVKQNADEKVIQKEIAAKFGPELDENMSVATRARLLSDQIKKKNKVLVILDDVCEMLNLEKLGLPFGICKILLTSRIRDVLISPETSMQKDFRLKVLDEQETWSWFNSIVGDALKNVDIREVAIEIAKRCGGLPILVVTLATALKSKSLRSWKEALRLQKNFEGKGLQDKAYSGIEWCYTKLDGEDVKSLFLICGMLGRRHYLLDDLFKYTKGLGLSLFKGIKTMEEARCRFHSLVEKLHDSCLLMLDTNEEQFTMHDLTHDVARDITSRNQHFLSLVDGDDLKEWPKKDILEQYSLISFNQINIPRLPEQLDCPKLQLFSLYATEKSLTIPINFFKEMKELKVLDLTNICIPSLPPSLHFLTSLQTLCLCQCRLSNISMVGELRSLEILSFQNSKFKLLPKEIGKLTRLLVLDLSNCSELEVIHPDVISSLTRLEELNMNCNFNQWEKEGININERSNARVSELNHLPNLTTLDINIKDASQFPSLSEKLVNFKISIGDVWNRSAKYTTSRTLKLKLSPTNKLDQCLKTLMKKSEDLYLDILEGFEDIVDQLDMDSFPRLKYLHVQNNPVNCWSSLRIEFPNLEALFLCNLINLESLCSGQLPLESYKHLTTIEVEKCPKLKNLFSFSTVFSHFSQLQEIKVVDCDNMKEIVVEEKYENLEDHVNDRIEFCQLQTLTLQSLPELTCFASNNEIDSSMGLFNYKVVFPKLEMLKLLSIPLSKFWDGQLLARSSWVENLTSLIVDGCDGLPFLFSSSMAINFVQLKKLRIRRCQNMVDIISTEAYNGIEEKMDNMFPKLEYLELYTLGNLETFCSSTTYLKFSCLNFLYIKECTKLGSVIVDRNIRDAALHYLFDAKVGFPCLKKLVIKGLHKLMTIWHTHLDPNSFSKLTEIWVEDCPSLIHILGPAILQRLDSTVDLLNVWKCDSLQVVFNVKEASDTLLAPHHLEKFNFCLCEVDIRNCRSLKNVFPASLVRNRNLGKLQKLWIFDCEMLEQIVGEEVGVEEVMATFVFPSTKEVFLFNLPQLSSFYPGRHTSKWPSLIELEVTGCYKLEVLAAESSCFQQQHDTYKQVFFLYEKDLWMGNNI; this comes from the exons ATGCAAGTTTTGTCTATAATTGGTGGAAAACTTACGGACTACGCCATTGAACCGGTTGTACGGCAAGTGGGTTATGTAATTAACTTCAAGAGCAATGTTGAAAATCTAGAGACTCAACTTGAGCACTTACCCGATGCTAAAACAAGGGTCGAACACTCTGTTGAGGAAGCATTAAGAAAAGGCCACAGAATCGAAGCTGATGTGGAGAAGTGGAAGAAAAGCGTGGATGAGATCATTAAAGAGGCAGATGAATTTAAAGATGAAAACAAACTGAAGAAGAAGTGTCTTTTCGGATTCTGTCCTAGTTCGATTTCGTCGCGTTATCGTCAAAGCAGGAAAGCAACAAAAATTGCACAAAAGGTTGTTGAAATCCGGAAGAGAGGAGAGTTTCTCAATGGTGTTTCATATACCACTTCACCAAAGGATATATGGACAACTGATAGGTACCAGGTATTTGAGTCAAGAAattcttttttgaataaaattatggAGGAACTCAGAGATCCTGATATCTATGTGATTGGAATATATGGGATGCCTGGTGTGGGGAAAAGCACACTCGTCAAAGAAGTTGCTAATCAAGCAGTGAAGAACTTATCCCTTGATGTGGTGATAGTAGAAGTCAAACAGAATGCAGACGAAAAAgtaattcaaaaagaaattgcCGCAAAGTTTGGTCCGGAGCTAGATGAAAATATGAGTGTTGCAACAAGAGCACGCCTTCTAAGTGACCAgattaaaaagaagaataaagttCTCGTAATTTTGGATGACGTTTGCGAAATGCTTAACTTGGAAAAGTTGGGACTTCCATTTGGGATCTGTAAAATTCTGTTGACTTCAAGAATCCGAGATGTATTAATATCCCCTGAGACTAGCATGCAGAAAGATTTTCGGCTGAAAGTTTTAGACGAACAAGAAACTTGGAGTTGGTTTAATAGTATAGTAGGTGATGCTCTTAAAAACGTTGACATTCGAGAAGTAGCAATTGAAATAGCCAAAAGATGTGGTGGTTTGCCAATTTTAGTTGTGACACTCGCAACAGCATTAAAAAGTAAAAGCTTACGCTCATGGAAAGAGGCTTTGagacttcaaaaaaattttgagggaAAAGGATTGCAAGACAAAGCGTACTCGGGCATAGAGTGGTGTTACACAAAGTTGGATGGTGAGGATGTGAAGTCTTTGTTTTTGATCTGTGGTATGCTTGGAAGAAGGCACTATTTACTTGACGACTTGTTCAAATATACAAAGGGTTTGGGTTTGAGTTTGTTCAAAGGCATAAAAACAATGGAAGAAGCACGTTGTAGATTCCATTCGTTGGTTGAGAAACTCCATGACTCTTGTTTGTTAATGCTAGATACTAATGAAGAACAGTTTACAATGCATGATCTTACACATGATGTTGCCAGAGACATTACATCCAGAAATCAGCATTTCTTATCATTAGTAGATGGAGATGATTTAAAGGAATGGCCAAAAAAAGATATTCTTGAGCAGTACTCATTAATATCTTTCAATCAGATTAATATCCCCAGACTTCCTGAACAGTTGGATTGCCCAAAGCTGCAGCTCTTCAGTTTGTATGCTACAGAAAAATCATTGACGATTccaatcaacttttttaaagaGATGAAAGAACTCAAAGTTTTAGATTTAACCAATATCTGTATTCCGTCACTGCCTCCATCTCTTCATTTTTTAACAAGTCTGCAAACATTATGTCTATGTCAGTGCAGATTGAGCAATATATCTATGGTTGGTGAGCTAAGAAGCTTGGAAATTCTTAGCTTTCAGAATTCCAAGTTTAAACTGTTACCCAAAGAAATAGGGAAATTGACTCGTCTACTGGTTTTGGATTTGAGTAATTGCTCTGAGCTTGAAGTGATTCATCCAGATGTCATATCAAGCTTGACAAGATTAGAAGAATTGAATATGAATTGCAACTTCAACCAGTGGGAAAAGGAAGGAATCAATATCAATGAAAGAAGTAATGCTAGGGTTTCAGAGCTAAACCACTTACCCAACTTGACCACGttagacataaatattaaagatgCTAGCCAGTTTCCAAGTTTGTCTGAGAAGTTGGTAAATTTCAAGATATCTATTGGTGACGTTTGGAATAGGTCTGCTAAATACACAACTTCAAGGACTCTGAAACTCAAGCTCTCTCCAACCAACAAATTGGACCAATGTCTTAAAACACTAATGAAAAAATCTGAAGATTTATACTTGGATATATTGGAAGGATTTGAAGATATTGTTGATCAACTAGATATGGATAGTTTTCCACGACTGAAGTATCTGCATGTCCAAAATAATCCAGTGAACTGCTGGAGTTCTTTGCGTATTGAATTCCCCAACTTAGAGGCATTATTTCTATGCAACCTTATTAATTTGGAAAGTCTTTGCTCTGGCCAACTGCCGCTTGAGTCTTATAAACACTTAACGACCATAGAAGTGGAGAAGTGTCCCAAATTGAAAaacctcttttctttttcaactgTATTCTCACACTTTTCGCAGCTTCAAGAAATAAAAGTGGTTGATTGCGATAACATGAAAGAGATTGTTgttgaagaaaaatatgaaaatttggaGGATCATGTAAATGATCGTATTGAATTTTGTCAATTACAAACTTTGACACTACAAAGTCTTCCAGAGCTTACTTGTTTCGCCTCAAATAATGAGATTGATAGTTCCATGGGACTTTTCAATTATAAG GTTGTGTTCCCCAAGTTGGAGATGTTGAAACTATTATCCATTCCTTTGAGTAAATTTTGGGATGGCCAGCTTTTAGCAAGATCATCTTGGGTTGAAAACTTAACAAGCTTGATCGTGGATGGTTGTGATGGTTTACCATTCTTGTTTTCGTCTTCCATGGCTATAAACTTTGTGCAACTCAAAAAGCTTCGGATACGCAGATGCCAAAATATGGTGGATATAATATCAACAGAAGCATATAATGGCATTGAAGAAAAGATGGATAACATGTTTCCTAAACTAGAATATCTGGAGCTATATACTCTTGGAAACTTGGAAACATTTTGCTCATCAACAACTTACCTCAAAttttcatgtttgaatttcttgtATATAAAGGAATGCACTAAGCTAGGTTCCGTCATCGTCGATCGAAATATTCGAGATGCTGCTCTGCACTATTTGTTTGATGCAAAG GTTGGTTTTCCTTGCTTGAAGAAATTGGTTATCAAAGGACTGCATAAGTTGATGACAATATGGCACACCCATCTTGATCCAAATTCATTTTCCAAACTCACTGAAATCTGGGTTGAGGATTGCCCAAGTTTAATACATATTCTTGGGCCCGCTATACTCCAAAGATTGGACAGTACTGTGGATCTTTTAAATGTATGGAAATGTGATTCATTGCAAGTGGTATTTAATGTTAAAGAAGCATCTGATACATTATTAGCACCTCATCATTTGGAAAAATTCAACTTTTGCCTTTGTGAAGTTGATATACGCAATTGTAGAAGTCTGAAAAATGTATTTCCAGCCTCTTTGGTAAGAAATAGAAATCTTGGGAAGCTACAGAAGTTGTGGATCTTTGATTGTGAGATGTTGGAGCAAATCGTTGGTGAAGAAGTAGGAGTAGAAGAAGTGATGGCTACCTTTGTGTTTCCAAGTACAAAGGAGGTATTCCTTTTCAATCTGCCGCAGCTCAGCAGTTTTTATCCGGGGAGGCATACTTCCAAGTGGCCGTCGCTCATTGAATTGGAGGTGACTGGATGTTACAAACTAGAGGTTCTGGCTGCAGAATCTTCATGTTTTCAGCAACAACATGATACTTACAAACAAGTATTCTTTTTATATGAAAAG GATCTTTGGATGGGGAACAACATCTAG